CGGCTCTGTGCCAATCTGTGCCAACGGCCACTCCAGATGCTATGCTCTGTCGCTGTCTGATCTCTTTGACAGGGTCATCCAGCATTCAGCGCGGATGCACAGCCTTTCCAGTGATCTCCACTCTGAGTTCGTGAGTTGCCTTCTTTCTTGGAAACTGGGGCTTGGGCAATTTGTTGTGATCGTTGCAATTGTTCTGTGAAATGGACAAATAGCCTGGTAAATGCAAAATTTACCACATTAATAATCTAGATCTTTTCTTAAATTTATTTTCAATGCAAATTGATACTGCTTCCAGAAGCCCTTTAACCAGTCTGATATTTCTCCCACTTTTAAAGGAGCAATACTTTCTTTCCAGCAAAAACCACATAGGAAGAGTCAATCGCAGGTGCCACACCTCTAATATACTAACTCCTAATGGCAAAGAGAATGCGCAGAAACTGGCTGTGAGTATTACCTTGTTGTTAGTGTTGTGCCGTGggcttgtgtgtatttttcataATCATTCGACTCGCAGGCTGGCATCACAGAACCCACCCAAATACGCCATCCCTCCATCTGCTCTCTGTTTGAAAGCTGCTCacccacacacatttacattcacaagcTTGCTCCTTATctggtgtctgtttttttgttttgtttctaatGTCTGGTCTCTTCTCGTGTTTCCCAGAGAGAAGAACTGACAGAAGTGATTCTGAAGCTCCTGTTGGCGTGGAGAGACCCTCTGTCTCATCTGCACCAGAGCATGGCTCACCAGAATGATTTCAACAGCTTCAGTGGCAACAAAGCTCTGGAGATGAGTGACATGGTGCACGAGCTAAAGAAGGGCGTGGAGAAAGTTGCAGAGAAggtctgtgcattttttttttcagaaatgcaaatttttaacattttcaactgTGTTCAACTCTCTTGCCTTTTCAGACACTATAAATACAACATTCACAGAACTGGATGACAGCATCACTGAGCATAGAAATTCAACATGTGCAAGACTGTTatattttcataattaacaATAACTTGTCAGCAGTGAGACTCGTAGattaatttcttattttttaatgttccaaTTTAAAAAGGGGACGTTAGTAGCTCTGCGTCTTGATGTGTTAGTCCTAGCACTACAGTTATCTCAGACCCCAatgcctgaacacacacacacacacacacacacactgaaacctGACAAAACCTTAATAAAAGAAGTCAATCAGGATGCTCAACACACTCACGCTGAtctacactctctctctctcccgatTTCATTCCATCATGTGCATTCTTCTCTCAAGTGTGCACACTACTGTCTCACTTTTCCAGGATATTTCGTTCCACTTGCAGGCATCAGGGAGCAGCTATCTATATATAAGAGAGACTCCCAGAACTTCCGGAGAATTGGGATGTCTGTTAGCTGCCACCAAACCATATAAAGATCTGATATGCTTCCCAGTTTTGGTTATACTCAATTTAGATGACGTTCGGGTATATCTATGTGCACAGCAGGTGTGGTTGAGAGGAACACTACACAGCCGTGCAATGCTCTGTTGGAACAGTAATGTAGCATGTGCGTATTTATGGATAGATCCGTTTCCTGTGTCCTCCCAACAGATGCAATTGCTGGGGATCATCAGCAACTCCCTGAATGCATTTTCCTCTCCTGATGCCTTCATTCCGTATTCTAACAGTGAAGAGTCCATCACCCTGACCAACCACGACCTGCTCTACTGCTTCCGCAGGGACTCCAACAAGGTGCAGAACTACCTGAAAATCCTGAAGTGTAGGATCGTACCGGAGAACGGATGCTGACTCATGAATGACTTCTGCATGACTCCACAAGTTCTGGACTGACTGACTGGATGGGATATATTTGGTGGTGGTGTTCTCGTATAGAGAGATGTTATTTCCACCAAAGATGGAAATTCATTCCCTTAAAgggaattgtattttttttggacatATATGACATGATCATATCAATGTTTTGGTAATTCTGATTATTTGAAATCAAACTATGAAATATTCTGGTGCTGTTTTGGTATTAAAAGCATGAATGACATgaagaaaaagacattttgggAATGGGAATAAACatgttattttgaaaaaaatgtggaTTTTGAATAAAGCCTCAGCATATAATGACCTCTCTTTTTTGGTGTTGTGTCCATGTCCAATCCATTGTCTCTTTTTTTGCTATTAGCATTATCTTTAATACAATATGACATCATCCTACTGTTTGCCTCTGGTTACATAGCAGCACTAATGGACCTACATGCCTGGTCTAGTTATACATTCAACTGCAAAATCACgcaataatacaataattaaaaaaatcattcagtctactacaataaaaatgtccttcATGTTCACATTGTACCCTACATTTCTACATTGATCGAAATGAGAATTGTTGAAAACAATTGCAGATGATGATTATCATTATTACTGAAATCAATATCGTTACAGTGCTAATCAACCAACGGAACAAGATACGTTTT
The Denticeps clupeoides chromosome 15, fDenClu1.1, whole genome shotgun sequence DNA segment above includes these coding regions:
- the LOC114765245 gene encoding prolactin-like, whose protein sequence is MSRKAKQASFFLLALLCLDLHARTGSVPICANGHSRCYALSLSDLFDRVIQHSARMHSLSSDLHSEFEQYFLSSKNHIGRVNRRCHTSNILTPNGKENAQKLAREELTEVILKLLLAWRDPLSHLHQSMAHQNDFNSFSGNKALEMSDMVHELKKGVEKVAEKMQLLGIISNSLNAFSSPDAFIPYSNSEESITLTNHDLLYCFRRDSNKVQNYLKILKCRIVPENGC